From the genome of Legionella beliardensis:
TCAGTGTTAACCCGCTTAAAAGAACCACAAAATTCAAGCATCTATTCAAAAATGCGCGTTTATAATGGTGAAAGTTTAAAAGACACTGATCCAAAAGCAAAATCTTATCAAGAATACCGAGATTTTGCCGGCGTTGACGAAGGCATGAGCGGTATTTCCACACGCTTTGCCTTTAAAATCCTATCCAAAGTATTTAACTTTGATCACAGTGAAGTAGCGGCCAATCCTGTGCATTTACTTTATGTGCTTGAGCGACAAATTGAACAAGAGCAATTTCCGCAAGAATTACATGAAAAATACTTAACCTTTATTAAAGAGTATTTGTCACCTAAATATGTGGAATTTATTGGTAAAGAAATTCAAACAGCCTATTTAGAATCGTATTCTGAATACGGTCAGAATATTTTTGATAGGTATATTACTTATGCTGACTTCTGGATTCAAGATCAAGATTATCGTGATCCTGACACAGGAGAAATTTTTGATCGCAGTGCCCTAAATTCTGAATTAGAAAAAATTGAAAAACCAGCTGGTATTTCTAATCCAAAAGACTTTCGTAATGAAGTGGTAAATTTCGTGCTTCGTGCTCGTGCTAATTATCATGGCAAAAACCCCATGTGGAATAGTTATGAAAAGCTAAAAACAGTCATTGAGAAGAAGATGTTTACTAATACGGAAGATCTATTGCCAGTTATCTCTTTTAATGCCAAAGCGTCAGAAGATGATAAGAAAAAACATGAAGAATTTATTGCGCGTATGGTAGAGAAAGATTATACCCGTAAGCAAGTAAGATTGCTTTGTGAATGGTATTTGCGGGTACGTAAATCACAATAATGAGACATCATGATATTCCTTCACTAGAAGGAATAAGTGAGGAGAAATACTAAGTCATGTCGCAATTTATTGACCGCAGAGAAAACGCTGGCAAAAAAAGCACTGTCAATAGACAGCGCTTTTTAAGGCGGTATAAAAATCAAATTAAGCGTGCCGTCTCAGATGCTGTAGGCAGACGTAGTATTACCGAAATTGATCAAGGCGAACAAATAAGTATTCCGTCAAGAGATATTTCAGAGCCGCATTTTCGCCGCGGTCAAGGCGGGCATGTGGAGCGGATTTTACCCGGCAATGATCAGTTTATAGCCGGTGATCGCATTAAACGCCCTAGCCAAAAGGGCCAAGGAGGAGGCAGTAAAGCCAGTAAAGATGGTGAAGGCGAAGATGATTTTGTATTTCAACTATCTAGGGAAGAGTTTTTAGAATTGTATTTTGAAGACTTGGAACTTCCAGATTTAATAAAAAAAGATTTAGCTCAAGTAAAAAATTTCAAAATGGTTCGCGCGGGCGTTACGTCCAGTGGGGTACCAACTAATATCAATATTATTCGTTCTATGCGTCAAGCAACCAGTCGTCGTGTGGCACTAGCCGCCCCTTACAAAAGGCGGCTGCGACAAGCAGAAGCAGAGTTAGAACGTTTAGAAGCTCAAGCAAATCCTGAGCGTTTAGATTTACTGCGCCTACAACGAGATATTGAGTTTCTTAAAAAGAAAATTAAAGCAGTTCCTTTTATTGATACCATTGATCTGCGCTATAACAACCGCATTCGTATTCCAGCACCGACCACCCAAGCGGTGATGTTTTGTATTATGGATGTCTCAGGCTCAATGGATGAGGCTAAAAAAGATATTGCTAAGCGCTTTTTTATCCTTTTATATCTCTTTTTAACTAAAAATTATGAAAAAATTGATTTAGTTTTTATTCGGCATCATACATCAGCAAAAGAAGTGAGCGAAGAAGAATTTTTCTACTCAAGAGAAACAGGAGGTACGGTTGTTTCTAGCGCATTAGAGCTATTAAGTACCATTATTGAG
Proteins encoded in this window:
- a CDS encoding YeaH/YhbH family protein, translated to MSQFIDRRENAGKKSTVNRQRFLRRYKNQIKRAVSDAVGRRSITEIDQGEQISIPSRDISEPHFRRGQGGHVERILPGNDQFIAGDRIKRPSQKGQGGGSKASKDGEGEDDFVFQLSREEFLELYFEDLELPDLIKKDLAQVKNFKMVRAGVTSSGVPTNINIIRSMRQATSRRVALAAPYKRRLRQAEAELERLEAQANPERLDLLRLQRDIEFLKKKIKAVPFIDTIDLRYNNRIRIPAPTTQAVMFCIMDVSGSMDEAKKDIAKRFFILLYLFLTKNYEKIDLVFIRHHTSAKEVSEEEFFYSRETGGTVVSSALELLSTIIEARYPPVSWNIYVAQASDGDNWNADSPYCQELLQEKIMPLLQYFAYIEIMPRHHQSLWEVYQQIREKHVNFAMENIDTVADIYPVFRELFKRKTV